The DNA segment CGTTGAAGCGGGCCACCACAAAGTCGGGGCGCGGATCGCGGCCGGGCTTTTCCAGCTCACCCAGAATGTCCTTGATGGTCACGGCACCGAACTTCTCGCTGGCGAACTGCTCGGGCTTGAGGCCCTTGAGCACATCGGCGCGGCCCATGATCTGGTCCACCGGCTTGCCTGTGGCCACAATGATCTGCTCCACCACGGCATAGGTCTCGGGGTGCACGCCGGTGATGTCCAGCGGATTGTCGCCACCGCGGATGCGCAGGAAACCGGCCGCCTGCTCGAAGGTCTTGGCGCCCAGGCCGGCCACCTCCATCAACTGCTTGCGGTTCTGGAACGAGCCATTGGCATCGCGCCAGCGCACCACCGACTTGGCGACCGCGCCCGACAGGCCCGAGACGCGGCTGAGCAGCGGGGCCGACGCGGTGTTCAGGTCCACGCCCACGGAGTTCACGCAGTCTTCGACCACGGCGTCCAGCTGGCGGGCCAACTCGCTCTGGTTCACATCGTGCTGGTACTGGCCCACACCGATGCTCTTGGGGTCGATCTTCACCAGCTCGGCCAGCGGATCCTGCAGGCGGCGCGCAATCGAGGCCGCGCCGCGCAGGCTCACGTCCACATCGGGCATCTCCAGCGCCGCAAACTCGCTGGCCGAATACACCGAGGCACCGGCTTCGCTGACCACCACCTTCTCGATGGCCTTGTCGGCCTTGGCGGCGATCTTGATCAGATCGGCCGCCAGCTTGTCGGTTTCACGGCTGGCCGTGCCGTTGCCGATGGCAATCAGGTTCACGCCATGCTTTTCCACCAGGCGCGCCAGCACCGCCAGCGAACCGTCCCAGTCGCGGCGCGGCTCGTGCGGGTAGATGGTAGTGGTGTCCACCAGCTTGCCGGTGCTGTCCACCACCGCCACCTTGACCCCGGTGCGGATGCCCGGGTCCAGGCCGATCACGGTGCGCTGGCCCGCCGGGGCGGCCAGCAGCAGATCGCGCAGGTTGTCGCCAAACACCTTGATGGCCACTTTTTCCGCGTCTTCACGCAGGCGGCTGAACAGGTCGCGCTCGGTCGACAGGCTCAGCTTGACGCGCCAGGTCCAGGCCACGCACTTGCGCAGCAGGTCGTCGGACGCGCGCTTGGCATGGCTCCAGCCCAGGTGCAGGGCAATCCGGCCTTCGGCCAGGCTGGGCTGGCCGGGTTCCGGCTCCAGCGGCTGCACCAGCTTGGCTTCCAGCACTTCCAGTGCCCGGCC comes from the Comamonas terrigena NBRC 13299 genome and includes:
- a CDS encoding Tex family protein codes for the protein MQKIIGQIAQELNVKPQQVSAAVELLDGGATVPFVARYRKEVTGGLDDTQLRTLDERLTYLRELEDRRETVLKAIDEQGKLTDVLRLAIAQAPTKQELEDIYLPFKQKRRTKGQIAKEFGIEPLADKLFADPTLDPHKEAEAFCQPATTLDDGKPGPDFSTTFAVLDGVRDILSERWAEDPSLVQKLREWLWAEGLLRSKKVEGKNEDDPEVAKFRDYFDYDEPIGRVPSHRALAVFRGRALEVLEAKLVQPLEPEPGQPSLAEGRIALHLGWSHAKRASDDLLRKCVAWTWRVKLSLSTERDLFSRLREDAEKVAIKVFGDNLRDLLLAAPAGQRTVIGLDPGIRTGVKVAVVDSTGKLVDTTTIYPHEPRRDWDGSLAVLARLVEKHGVNLIAIGNGTASRETDKLAADLIKIAAKADKAIEKVVVSEAGASVYSASEFAALEMPDVDVSLRGAASIARRLQDPLAELVKIDPKSIGVGQYQHDVNQSELARQLDAVVEDCVNSVGVDLNTASAPLLSRVSGLSGAVAKSVVRWRDANGSFQNRKQLMEVAGLGAKTFEQAAGFLRIRGGDNPLDITGVHPETYAVVEQIIVATGKPVDQIMGRADVLKGLKPEQFASEKFGAVTIKDILGELEKPGRDPRPDFVVARFNDGVEDIKDLKEGMTLEGTVSNVAQFGAFVDLGVHQDGLVHVSQMSHKFVEDAREVVKTGQIVKVKVLDVDVARKRISLSMKLDAAPARRDGPRDNRFESAGRGNSHGGNRGGYAQPQRGNQPEQQNAMASAFAKLQGLKK